One window of Neosynechococcus sphagnicola sy1 genomic DNA carries:
- the ggt gene encoding gamma-glutamyltransferase, which produces MVTSAHPLASEAGVQMLQQGGNAVDAAVATTLAISVVEPFSAGIGGGGFLLMRWGQTGEIKALDFRERAPLAASRTMFLDAAGQVRPRASTDGYLAVATPGTVAGLFEVQRRYGQLPWATVVAPAVRLAQTGIPVTPHLAAAIARQPTLQQQPAARAIFAPQGQPLQVGDRLVQRDLAQTLQVIAQNPQAFYTGTIAQAIAQDMAVHRGLVTLADLQHYRPLWRQPVCGDFRRMRICSMPPPSSGGVHLLQILNIIGDTDLKAMGWHDPQALQLIIEAMRIAYADRAEYLGDPDFVTVPVAALINPGYGQLRRREILPDAALPFPSIRPASAAMLQRFGSPFPRSRKSSSTPRAIAVGHPLTPESTETSHLNTVDSAGNAVSLTFTINLGFGSGVVVPGTGIVLNNEMDDFAIAPDVPNAFGLVGRDANAIAPGKTPLSSMTPTIVTENNQLRLVVGAPGGSTIITTVLQVLLNVLVYDMDVTTAIAARRLHHQWLPDQLRVEPWGLDSLTLGELRRRGYQIRTGGTWGNASAIVRTANGTLAGAADPRGEGAVANY; this is translated from the coding sequence ATGGTAACGTCGGCCCATCCCTTGGCGAGTGAGGCGGGGGTGCAGATGCTGCAACAGGGCGGCAATGCAGTGGATGCAGCCGTGGCCACAACCCTGGCAATTTCCGTCGTCGAACCCTTTTCGGCTGGCATTGGCGGTGGCGGCTTTCTGCTGATGCGGTGGGGGCAAACCGGAGAGATCAAAGCCCTGGATTTTCGAGAACGGGCACCCCTGGCCGCCTCTCGGACCATGTTTCTGGATGCGGCGGGTCAGGTACGCCCCCGTGCGAGTACCGATGGCTATTTGGCAGTTGCCACACCAGGAACGGTGGCGGGGTTGTTTGAGGTACAACGGCGCTATGGTCAATTACCGTGGGCAACGGTGGTGGCTCCCGCAGTGCGGCTAGCCCAGACTGGTATTCCTGTCACCCCCCATCTGGCTGCGGCGATCGCTAGACAGCCGACACTGCAACAGCAACCAGCGGCTAGGGCTATTTTTGCCCCCCAGGGGCAGCCGTTGCAAGTGGGAGATCGCCTGGTGCAGCGAGATTTGGCTCAGACCCTCCAAGTCATTGCCCAAAACCCGCAAGCCTTCTACACCGGAACCATTGCCCAGGCGATCGCCCAGGATATGGCCGTCCATCGCGGGTTGGTGACCCTGGCCGACTTGCAGCACTACCGCCCCCTTTGGCGTCAACCCGTCTGCGGCGACTTTCGCAGGATGCGGATCTGCTCCATGCCCCCTCCCTCTTCCGGTGGGGTTCACCTGCTGCAAATCCTCAATATTATCGGAGACACGGATCTTAAGGCCATGGGTTGGCATGATCCCCAAGCACTGCAACTGATAATTGAAGCCATGCGGATTGCCTATGCGGATCGGGCTGAATATTTGGGTGATCCGGATTTTGTCACCGTGCCGGTGGCGGCACTGATCAACCCTGGCTATGGCCAACTCCGCCGCCGCGAAATCCTGCCCGATGCGGCTCTCCCTTTCCCGTCCATCCGCCCCGCCTCTGCGGCGATGTTGCAACGGTTTGGCTCCCCTTTCCCTCGCAGTCGGAAGAGTTCCAGCACCCCCAGGGCGATCGCCGTGGGACACCCCCTGACACCAGAATCGACCGAAACCAGTCACCTCAACACAGTGGACAGTGCCGGAAATGCCGTCAGCCTCACCTTTACGATTAACCTGGGCTTTGGATCTGGGGTGGTCGTGCCGGGGACGGGCATTGTGCTGAACAACGAAATGGATGATTTTGCCATTGCCCCCGATGTGCCCAACGCCTTTGGTCTCGTGGGACGCGACGCCAACGCCATCGCCCCCGGTAAAACTCCCCTCTCAAGCATGACCCCCACCATTGTTACGGAAAACAACCAATTGCGGCTGGTTGTAGGTGCCCCCGGCGGCAGCACCATCATTACCACGGTTCTGCAAGTGCTCCTGAATGTCCTGGTCTACGACATGGATGTCACCACTGCGATCGCGGCACGCCGCCTGCACCATCAGTGGTTACCGGATCAACTGCGGGTGGAACCCTGGGGTTTGGACAGTCTCACCCTTGGGGAGCTGCGCCGCCGGGGCTACCAGATTCGCACAGGGGGCACCTGGGGAAATGCCTCGGCGATCGTCCGCACCGCCAACGGCACCCTAGCGGGAGCTGCTGATCCACGCGGGGAAGGGGCTGTAGCTAATTACTAG
- a CDS encoding carbonic anhydrase has product MDHNKHFIGRRNLLKLGSMRALGLTAAASSLLWRVKPVHAAELSAIAPSSLSPSAALQKLIEGNQRFVQHHPQYPDQSELRLREVAQAQHPFATLLSCADSRVPAEIVFDQGIGDIFDVRIAGNIATPEAIGSIEYAVVLLGTPLLMVLGHERCGAVTAAVQNEALPGEISTFVEAILPAVKRVKNQSGDLVDNAVVANVRYQIEQLQRSPLLMERMQSGKLKIVGGRYDLDTGIVKMIA; this is encoded by the coding sequence ATGGATCACAACAAGCATTTTATCGGTCGTCGCAATCTGCTAAAACTAGGGTCGATGAGAGCCCTGGGGTTAACAGCAGCCGCCAGTAGTTTGCTCTGGCGAGTTAAACCGGTTCACGCTGCCGAATTATCAGCGATCGCGCCATCATCCCTCTCTCCCAGTGCCGCGCTGCAAAAATTAATCGAGGGCAATCAACGATTTGTCCAGCATCATCCTCAATACCCTGATCAGTCTGAGTTACGGTTACGGGAAGTTGCTCAAGCCCAACATCCATTTGCTACGCTTTTGAGTTGTGCCGATTCACGGGTACCGGCTGAGATAGTTTTTGATCAGGGCATTGGAGATATTTTCGATGTGAGAATTGCCGGGAATATCGCTACGCCTGAAGCGATCGGCAGTATTGAATATGCGGTGGTGCTGCTAGGGACACCGTTGTTGATGGTGCTCGGTCATGAACGCTGTGGAGCCGTCACCGCTGCGGTTCAAAACGAAGCCCTCCCCGGTGAGATTAGTACCTTTGTTGAGGCCATTCTGCCAGCGGTGAAACGGGTTAAAAATCAGTCCGGTGATCTGGTGGACAATGCGGTAGTTGCCAATGTGCGCTATCAGATCGAACAGTTGCAGCGATCGCCGCTGCTCATGGAGCGGATGCAGTCCGGTAAATTGAAAATTGTGGGAGGACGATACGACCTCGATACAGGAATCGTGAAGATGATTGCTTAG
- a CDS encoding glycoside hydrolase family 15 protein — protein sequence MTIFPSIDVAPPPAAPLASRLDTYYQQVTAIILSRQHPITGLLPASTAINAHGDYTDAWVRDNVYSILAVWGLALAYRKLESDQGRTYELEQSVVKLMRGLLFAMMQQVEKVERFKVTQAPLDALHAKYDTSTAATVVGDQQWGHLQLDATSLYLLMLSQMIASGLQIIFTQDEVNFVQNLVYYIGRAYRTPDYGIWERGNKANQGNPELNASSVGMAKAALEAINGLNLFGMRGSQASVIHVLLDEIARARTTLRSLLPRESGSKEVDAALLSVIGYPAFAIEDAALVERTRTDVVTKLEGKYGCKRFLRDGHQTVIEDASRLHYEPWELKQFEHIECEWPLFFTYLLLDALFRGDRDQVESYHQKLQSLLVEQNGYQLLPELFFLPAAAIEAERAIPQSQPRLPNANLPLVWAQSLYLLGQLLRDSLLAVGDIDPLGRHRRIRTDQPPMVQIALLAENETLQAELATYGIATQTPQQIAPIQVRQADELSAIYYQIGRNDKLRLTGRPIRRLRSLTTSKIFRIRGTTLVFLPAFLDQQQFYLTLDYHFLVSQIKGELVYIQRHWHHLGRPTMTLMLTQTMFDIGRTGGIDQSPLLKLLNELQEGNCNGVTVKLGSLNQLMLTAGTERIDFIHDFQFSEAPLQGVSPLAEVLRADPKANHPLSNTQEFLLESETDVSCLLTTLRQSANLYEQIDLLETLTQLRGLDFDTGLDAGLLEASSPLTVADLLHEVYLKAGQLQLWAIIRRAAGLMDKVDIGLGDAVTSILIQGKQIAVGKSYNEASLITSPMPSADVMAKIAAFSSKDVREPPLTQEIIIYISVLIKTDPQLFDGLLTLRVGYLILLITSELAQELQVTQDEAYEYLMRLSPFEVKMRLRQVLVGYADLNQTLFQLESLHVKQQQSIQWVVIAETDSESPTNWLLQRQRDGGLNRVPKGFYPKVWQVMQHCKGLVIGDKLDRRNRLDSDLILAEMTPGEKNFALRVEHLLNKIQAPEYRQVNIEALMELAAIAAQNPALQIEDYLVLDVLIGHAVRLAWLDRHPQHSHDYDQQKGLAWRSFYATSPYVCASYIAKALRFLMKLAQTNLETATLDLLTVH from the coding sequence ATGACTATTTTCCCTTCCATCGACGTTGCTCCGCCCCCCGCTGCTCCCCTTGCATCCAGATTAGATACCTATTACCAGCAGGTAACAGCGATCATTCTCTCTCGCCAACATCCGATAACGGGGCTACTGCCTGCCAGCACGGCGATTAATGCCCACGGCGACTACACCGATGCCTGGGTGAGAGACAACGTTTACAGCATTCTGGCCGTCTGGGGACTGGCACTGGCCTACCGGAAGTTAGAGAGCGACCAGGGGCGCACCTATGAACTCGAGCAGAGTGTGGTGAAGCTGATGCGGGGGTTGCTGTTTGCCATGATGCAGCAGGTCGAAAAAGTCGAGCGGTTTAAAGTCACCCAAGCACCTCTGGATGCCCTCCATGCCAAGTACGACACCAGCACTGCGGCAACCGTTGTCGGGGATCAACAGTGGGGACACTTGCAACTGGATGCTACCTCGCTTTACCTGTTGATGCTGTCCCAGATGATCGCCTCTGGATTACAGATCATCTTCACCCAAGACGAAGTCAACTTTGTCCAAAACCTGGTCTATTACATTGGGCGAGCCTATCGCACTCCGGACTACGGCATCTGGGAACGCGGCAACAAAGCCAATCAAGGGAACCCAGAACTCAATGCCAGTTCTGTGGGCATGGCAAAGGCAGCCTTGGAAGCCATCAATGGCCTGAATTTATTTGGTATGCGGGGCAGTCAAGCTTCGGTGATTCATGTGCTGTTGGATGAAATTGCTCGGGCACGCACAACTCTGCGATCGCTGCTTCCGAGGGAATCCGGTTCCAAGGAGGTCGATGCAGCCCTCCTAAGTGTGATTGGCTATCCCGCCTTTGCCATTGAGGATGCCGCCTTGGTGGAACGGACACGCACCGATGTTGTCACCAAGCTGGAGGGGAAATATGGCTGTAAACGCTTCTTGCGAGATGGACACCAGACGGTGATTGAAGATGCAAGCCGTCTGCACTACGAGCCATGGGAACTGAAGCAGTTTGAACATATTGAGTGTGAGTGGCCCTTATTTTTCACCTACCTCTTACTTGATGCCTTGTTTCGCGGCGATCGCGATCAAGTCGAGTCCTACCATCAAAAGCTGCAATCTCTCCTGGTGGAGCAGAATGGCTATCAACTATTGCCGGAGCTGTTTTTTCTCCCTGCGGCTGCCATTGAAGCCGAACGGGCGATCCCCCAAAGCCAGCCCCGGCTCCCCAATGCCAACCTGCCGTTGGTTTGGGCGCAAAGTCTCTATCTACTGGGGCAACTGCTGCGGGACAGTCTTTTAGCCGTGGGAGACATCGATCCCCTGGGACGCCACCGGCGGATTAGAACCGATCAGCCCCCCATGGTTCAAATCGCCCTGCTTGCAGAAAACGAAACTCTCCAGGCAGAATTGGCAACCTACGGTATCGCCACCCAGACCCCCCAACAAATTGCCCCGATCCAGGTGCGCCAAGCCGATGAATTATCGGCAATTTACTACCAGATTGGTCGCAATGACAAGCTGCGGCTGACGGGACGCCCGATTCGCCGTCTGCGCAGTCTCACCACCTCTAAAATTTTCCGTATTCGCGGCACTACGCTTGTGTTTTTGCCCGCCTTCCTCGATCAGCAGCAATTTTATCTCACCCTTGATTACCATTTTTTGGTGTCTCAGATTAAGGGCGAACTGGTCTACATTCAGCGCCACTGGCATCACTTAGGCCGCCCCACCATGACACTGATGCTCACCCAAACAATGTTTGACATTGGCCGCACTGGGGGCATCGATCAATCCCCCCTGCTGAAACTGCTGAATGAATTGCAGGAGGGGAACTGCAACGGGGTCACCGTGAAACTAGGTTCCCTGAATCAACTGATGCTCACGGCAGGAACGGAACGGATTGACTTTATTCATGACTTTCAGTTCTCCGAGGCTCCCTTGCAGGGGGTGTCACCCCTGGCTGAGGTTTTACGCGCTGACCCCAAGGCCAATCATCCCTTAAGCAATACCCAGGAATTTTTACTGGAATCTGAAACCGATGTCTCCTGCTTGCTGACCACCCTGCGTCAGTCTGCTAATCTCTACGAGCAAATCGACTTACTAGAAACCCTTACCCAATTAAGGGGGCTGGACTTTGACACAGGATTAGACGCTGGCTTGCTAGAGGCCAGTTCTCCCCTCACCGTTGCCGATTTGTTGCATGAGGTTTATCTCAAGGCCGGACAACTGCAACTCTGGGCGATCATTCGCCGCGCGGCTGGTTTGATGGATAAAGTGGATATTGGTCTGGGAGATGCGGTCACTAGCATTCTGATCCAAGGCAAACAGATTGCAGTGGGTAAATCCTATAACGAGGCATCCCTGATCACCAGCCCCATGCCGTCTGCGGATGTCATGGCCAAGATTGCCGCTTTCAGTAGCAAGGATGTGCGAGAACCGCCCCTGACTCAGGAAATCATCATTTACATCAGTGTGCTGATCAAAACTGATCCGCAATTATTTGATGGCTTGCTGACCTTGCGAGTCGGCTATCTGATTTTGCTGATCACCAGCGAACTAGCCCAGGAGTTGCAGGTTACCCAGGATGAGGCTTACGAATACTTGATGCGGCTGAGCCCCTTCGAGGTCAAAATGCGGTTGCGCCAAGTGCTGGTTGGTTATGCCGATCTGAATCAAACCCTCTTCCAATTGGAATCGCTGCATGTCAAGCAGCAACAATCAATTCAGTGGGTTGTGATTGCAGAGACCGATTCAGAAAGCCCCACCAACTGGTTGTTGCAACGCCAGAGGGATGGCGGACTAAACCGAGTCCCTAAGGGCTTTTATCCCAAGGTTTGGCAGGTGATGCAGCATTGTAAAGGATTAGTGATTGGCGATAAGCTCGATCGCCGCAATCGCCTTGACAGTGATCTGATTCTGGCAGAAATGACCCCAGGAGAGAAAAATTTTGCCCTGCGAGTGGAGCATCTACTGAACAAAATTCAGGCTCCCGAATACCGTCAGGTCAACATAGAAGCACTCATGGAACTAGCAGCGATCGCGGCGCAAAACCCAGCGTTACAAATTGAGGATTATCTAGTTCTAGATGTCCTCATTGGTCATGCGGTTCGCCTCGCTTGGTTAGACCGACACCCTCAACACAGTCATGACTACGATCAACAGAAAGGACTGGCATGGCGATCGTTCTACGCAACGTCTCCTTACGTTTGCGCTAGCTACATTGCCAAAGCCCTCCGCTTCTTGATGAAATTGGCACAGACCAATCTAGAGACAGCAACCCTAGACCTGTTAACCGTTCACTAA
- a CDS encoding sodium-dependent bicarbonate transport family permease, whose protein sequence is MMAVFVKSDLEIPAPVPKLLSLYLLFAIGFKGGVELIKSGMSQEVGLTLLAAVLMACVVPLYTFFILKLKLDTYDAAAIAATYGSISAVTFITASAFLTALGINFDGYMVAALALMESPAIIVGLILVNLFTEDEKREFSWSEVLQEAFLNSSVFLLVGSLLIGVLTGEHGWQVLEPFTQGLFYGVLTFFLLDMGLVAARRIKDLQKTGVFTDLVCHTDSYTQRRYWVADR, encoded by the coding sequence ATGATGGCTGTTTTTGTCAAATCCGACCTGGAAATTCCTGCCCCTGTCCCCAAGCTTCTCTCGCTGTATCTGCTATTTGCCATCGGGTTTAAGGGAGGGGTGGAGCTGATCAAGAGTGGCATGTCCCAGGAAGTCGGTCTGACCCTCCTGGCTGCGGTGTTGATGGCTTGCGTGGTGCCGCTGTACACCTTTTTTATTCTGAAACTGAAACTTGATACCTATGATGCCGCAGCGATCGCGGCCACCTACGGTTCCATCAGTGCTGTTACATTCATCACCGCAAGTGCCTTTCTAACGGCACTGGGCATTAATTTTGATGGCTATATGGTCGCAGCCCTGGCACTGATGGAGTCTCCAGCGATCATTGTCGGTTTGATTCTTGTGAATCTGTTTACGGAGGATGAAAAGCGTGAATTTTCCTGGTCTGAAGTGCTACAAGAAGCATTTCTTAACAGTTCAGTTTTCCTGCTCGTGGGCAGCCTTCTGATCGGTGTATTGACGGGAGAACATGGTTGGCAAGTCTTGGAACCCTTCACTCAGGGACTGTTCTATGGCGTTCTCACCTTCTTTTTGCTGGATATGGGACTAGTCGCCGCGAGAAGAATTAAAGACTTACAAAAAACCGGCGTTTTTACTGATCTTGTTTGCCATACTGATTCCTATACTCAACGCAGGTATTGGGTTGCTGATCGCTAA
- a CDS encoding sodium-dependent bicarbonate transport family permease produces MLIAKFIGMPQGNALLFSVLCASASYIAVPAAMRMTVPEANPSLYVSTALAVTFPFNIIVGIPIYLYVINLFWR; encoded by the coding sequence TTGCTGATCGCTAAATTCATTGGTATGCCCCAGGGCAATGCACTCCTGTTCTCCGTCCTCTGTGCGAGTGCTTCCTACATTGCTGTCCCAGCAGCAATGCGGATGACGGTGCCGGAAGCAAATCCCAGTCTGTATGTTTCCACGGCACTGGCGGTGACATTCCCGTTCAACATCATTGTGGGAATTCCAATTTATCTGTATGTAATTAACCTGTTTTGGAGATAA
- a CDS encoding SRPBCC family protein: protein MLQVFEQSVQIWASATTVERCLSDRTLMHRWLNPLLRCDPVGDWRVELGSQCRFVIQTPLWQPTLASTVVEREPGLIVWEFQGFFQGRDRWECQPITGGTQLRNRFEFKIPNPLVQFGFNVFAARWTQADMKAQLLRLKRLAEELYQQLP, encoded by the coding sequence ATGTTGCAGGTGTTTGAACAGTCGGTGCAGATTTGGGCCAGTGCCACCACTGTGGAGCGCTGTCTCAGCGATCGCACCCTGATGCACCGCTGGCTGAATCCCCTCTTGCGCTGCGATCCCGTGGGAGACTGGCGGGTGGAGTTAGGAAGTCAGTGCCGATTTGTGATTCAAACTCCCCTGTGGCAGCCAACGCTGGCTAGCACCGTGGTCGAACGAGAACCAGGGTTAATTGTCTGGGAGTTTCAGGGCTTTTTCCAAGGGCGAGATCGCTGGGAGTGCCAACCGATTACAGGGGGAACCCAACTGCGAAACCGTTTTGAATTTAAGATTCCCAACCCATTGGTGCAATTTGGCTTTAACGTCTTTGCCGCTCGCTGGACACAGGCAGACATGAAAGCACAACTCCTCCGCCTCAAACGTCTAGCAGAGGAGTTATATCAACAGCTGCCGTAG
- a CDS encoding alpha/beta hydrolase — protein sequence MSSWDKLGRLSSQPGGGDPVKALQTALTTAAQSNQVSVLSLIQSYPSDITINGQKAMAIYQQVEKDSQYLPEVLSGLQALLPSLLPGFSLGSGCATPMPTMSPAPITSPTTTTTPVPSMTPAPIP from the coding sequence GTGTCATCCTGGGACAAGTTGGGCAGATTATCCTCCCAGCCGGGGGGTGGCGATCCGGTAAAGGCCCTGCAAACCGCCTTAACCACAGCAGCCCAATCCAACCAAGTTTCAGTTTTGAGTCTGATTCAGAGTTATCCCTCAGATATCACCATCAACGGTCAGAAAGCGATGGCGATTTATCAGCAAGTTGAAAAGGATAGTCAATACCTGCCGGAAGTCCTCTCAGGTCTGCAAGCTTTGTTACCATCTTTGCTCCCTGGCTTTAGTTTGGGCAGTGGCTGTGCAACGCCAATGCCAACGATGTCTCCTGCTCCTATTACAAGTCCAACGACGACGACAACTCCAGTTCCTAGCATGACTCCCGCCCCAATCCCCTAG
- a CDS encoding P-II family nitrogen regulator: MHLVKKIEIIANSFELEKIVDGLDKSGVHGHAVIRNVAGKGLRDSEDLDMTMLDNVYIIAFCMPDQAKAVVENVRPLLNKFGGTCYISDVMEIRSVKCVASL, encoded by the coding sequence ATGCATCTCGTTAAAAAAATAGAGATTATTGCCAACTCATTTGAACTAGAGAAGATCGTGGATGGTTTAGATAAATCAGGTGTCCATGGTCATGCCGTGATTCGCAATGTTGCCGGTAAAGGATTGCGAGATAGTGAAGATTTAGACATGACCATGCTCGACAATGTTTATATTATCGCGTTCTGTATGCCGGATCAGGCTAAAGCAGTGGTTGAAAATGTTCGACCACTCCTGAATAAGTTTGGGGGAACCTGTTATATCTCAGATGTGATGGAGATTCGCTCGGTTAAATGTGTGGCATCGCTGTGA
- the psb29 gene encoding photosystem II biogenesis protein Psp29, which yields MNTVRTVSDTKRAFYNIHTRPINAIYRRVVEELMVEMHLLSVNVDFRYDPIYALGVVTAFERFTQGYLPAPDQPSIFNALCGSLGANPQQYQQDANRLRQVMTGLSLEDLTAWFQQTQIPPGVEDVQGQLQAIAENSRFKYSRLFGIGLFSILELVSPDTAKEELQATLILNQLSEALHLPGDKLQKDLELYRSNLEKISQARIVLEDVLQAERKKREQREQAKEAVATPPDAALP from the coding sequence GTGAATACTGTCCGCACTGTCTCAGATACGAAGCGAGCATTCTACAACATTCACACTCGCCCCATTAATGCGATCTACCGCCGGGTGGTGGAAGAATTGATGGTAGAAATGCACCTACTGTCCGTCAATGTGGACTTTCGCTACGATCCCATCTATGCCCTGGGGGTAGTGACCGCTTTTGAACGGTTTACGCAGGGCTATTTGCCAGCACCGGATCAGCCTTCGATTTTCAATGCCCTCTGTGGTTCTCTGGGAGCCAATCCCCAACAATATCAGCAGGATGCGAATCGACTCCGGCAGGTGATGACGGGTTTGTCCCTCGAAGATCTCACGGCTTGGTTCCAGCAAACCCAGATTCCCCCTGGGGTTGAGGATGTGCAGGGACAGTTACAGGCGATCGCGGAGAATTCTCGCTTTAAGTACAGTCGACTGTTTGGCATTGGCCTGTTTAGTATCCTAGAGCTGGTTAGTCCCGACACAGCCAAAGAAGAGTTGCAGGCAACGCTGATTCTGAATCAGCTGAGTGAAGCCCTGCACCTGCCTGGGGATAAGCTGCAAAAAGACTTGGAGTTGTATCGCAGCAATCTTGAGAAGATCTCCCAGGCGAGAATCGTTTTGGAAGATGTGCTGCAAGCAGAGCGTAAAAAGCGGGAACAACGAGAACAGGCCAAAGAGGCCGTTGCTACACCACCAGATGCCGCTTTACCTTAG
- a CDS encoding GTP-binding protein, protein MVSIVSGEQFVVSSFPDFPPHSSWSDASAAKDAQFPDEDLDATLLGFEQIQAELTYKQAQDALREMVSTLNLTPQEQVGLETEIQSLGLMLDKLERQVIHIAVFGMVGRGKSSVLNALLGQDVFQTGPIHGVTRDRQSASWHPGGTHSGIVVQRQGLAGSDGRGLFRVTLPSSGHSQVELIDTPGIDEVDGETRELLARQVAQQADLILFVVAGDITQIEHNALSELRQASKPILLVFNKVDQYPEADCEAIYAKIRDERVRELLSAEEIVMAAASPLVPTLEYRTDGSRSVQLVRGEPQVQDLKLKILEVLQREGMALVALNTMLYADDVNEQLVQRKMLIREQAANQLIWNGVITKAVAIALNPLTVVDLLSGAVIDVAVVLSLSKLYGISMTQTGAIRLLQKIALSMGGLSASELLATLGLSSLKTLLGVSATATAGLSLGPYLSVAVTQAGVAGVSSYALGQIAKTYLANGAAWGPDGPKAVVSRILATLDENSILSRIKEELHAKLDWRYRVPS, encoded by the coding sequence GTGGTAAGCATCGTCTCTGGAGAGCAGTTTGTGGTCTCGTCGTTCCCTGATTTTCCTCCCCACTCTTCCTGGTCAGATGCATCCGCTGCTAAGGATGCCCAGTTCCCAGATGAGGATCTAGATGCAACCCTGCTGGGTTTTGAGCAGATTCAAGCTGAATTGACCTATAAGCAAGCCCAAGATGCCCTCCGAGAAATGGTCTCAACCCTAAACCTGACACCCCAAGAACAGGTGGGCCTAGAAACAGAAATTCAGAGCCTCGGCTTGATGCTAGATAAGCTAGAGCGGCAGGTAATCCATATTGCCGTCTTTGGCATGGTGGGGCGGGGGAAGTCATCTGTATTAAATGCCTTGCTGGGGCAGGATGTTTTCCAGACCGGGCCAATCCACGGTGTCACCCGCGATCGCCAATCAGCTTCCTGGCATCCTGGGGGAACCCATTCTGGCATTGTGGTGCAGCGGCAGGGGTTGGCAGGCAGCGATGGTCGCGGCCTGTTCCGAGTCACCCTTCCGAGTTCAGGCCACTCCCAAGTGGAATTGATTGACACCCCTGGTATTGATGAAGTCGATGGAGAAACGCGGGAACTTCTCGCCCGTCAAGTGGCACAACAGGCTGATTTAATCTTATTTGTGGTGGCTGGGGATATCACCCAGATCGAACACAATGCCCTCTCAGAACTGCGCCAAGCTAGCAAGCCTATCCTCCTAGTGTTTAACAAGGTGGATCAGTACCCCGAAGCCGACTGTGAGGCGATCTACGCTAAAATTCGCGACGAGCGGGTGCGAGAGTTGTTGTCGGCGGAGGAAATTGTCATGGCGGCGGCCTCCCCCCTAGTGCCGACCCTCGAATATCGCACCGATGGCAGTCGGTCGGTGCAACTGGTCCGGGGCGAACCTCAGGTGCAAGATCTGAAGCTGAAAATCCTAGAAGTTTTACAGCGGGAAGGGATGGCGCTGGTGGCTCTCAACACCATGCTCTATGCCGATGATGTCAATGAACAACTCGTACAGCGCAAAATGCTGATTCGAGAACAGGCTGCCAATCAATTGATCTGGAACGGTGTCATCACCAAAGCAGTGGCGATCGCCCTCAACCCTTTAACGGTGGTCGATCTGCTCAGTGGAGCAGTGATTGATGTGGCTGTGGTGCTCTCTCTGTCTAAGTTATACGGCATTAGCATGACCCAGACGGGAGCCATCAGGCTATTGCAAAAAATTGCCCTCAGTATGGGAGGACTGAGTGCGAGTGAACTGCTAGCGACGTTGGGCTTAAGTTCGCTGAAAACCCTCCTCGGTGTCTCAGCCACCGCCACGGCAGGTCTGTCTCTAGGGCCTTATCTTTCCGTTGCAGTGACTCAGGCGGGGGTAGCCGGGGTCTCCTCCTATGCCCTAGGGCAAATTGCCAAAACCTACCTCGCCAACGGAGCGGCTTGGGGACCCGATGGCCCTAAAGCCGTCGTCAGTCGGATTCTAGCAACCTTGGATGAAAACTCAATCTTGAGTCGCATCAAGGAAGAGTTACACGCTAAACTCGATTGGCGGTATCGGGTACCGTCCTAA
- a CDS encoding 4Fe-4S single cluster domain-containing protein: protein MKNHKTNPYLDLLAIPPGYLNIMGYVDESEVNGPGSRAVIWVQGCLRECPGCFNPDSWSFEINQLIGVEALVHKILSNPRNQGVTFSGGEPFWQAPALAELARKVKAAGLNVLSFTGFTLEQLQSDQSPAGVQDLLAQLDLLIDGAYVQSLAIHSPESLVSSSNQRVHVFNPAFKDRLTWASDQMEIHILKDGSRIVTGYQGQMMLADS from the coding sequence ATGAAAAATCATAAAACGAACCCGTACCTTGATCTGCTAGCCATTCCCCCCGGTTATCTCAACATCATGGGATACGTAGACGAGTCAGAGGTGAACGGCCCTGGGAGTCGGGCCGTGATCTGGGTACAGGGATGTTTGCGGGAATGTCCGGGCTGTTTTAATCCAGATTCCTGGTCTTTTGAAATCAATCAGCTGATTGGGGTAGAGGCTCTGGTTCACAAGATTCTGAGCAATCCTCGCAATCAAGGGGTCACCTTCTCGGGGGGAGAACCCTTTTGGCAAGCCCCGGCCTTGGCTGAGTTGGCTCGTAAAGTCAAAGCAGCGGGGTTAAATGTCCTGTCATTTACGGGCTTCACCCTGGAACAATTACAGTCGGATCAGTCGCCAGCAGGGGTTCAGGACTTGCTGGCACAGCTTGATCTTTTAATTGACGGGGCCTATGTCCAGTCCTTGGCCATCCATTCCCCCGAGTCTCTCGTCTCGTCCAGTAACCAGCGGGTACATGTCTTCAATCCGGCCTTCAAGGATCGTCTCACCTGGGCCAGTGACCAAATGGAAATTCATATTCTCAAGGACGGCAGCCGGATTGTTACGGGCTACCAAGGTCAAATGATGCTGGCTGATTCCTAG